DNA sequence from the Candidatus Fluviicola riflensis genome:
GGTAATACCTTCGGCTTTGGAGACGGTAATTTCACGTTCGTAAAGAGCAAACTCCGGGTTTTGAATTTTAAGCAAATAAACACCGACCATTACTTTCGGGATGGAATAAAAACCGTTCACGTCAGTTGTTGCCCCAAGAATTTCGCGGTCTTTTTCCGTAGGAATAAGCATGATTTTCTGAAACGGAACAACCTCATCATTGGCATTGTCGTGAACAACGCCACGAATAATGTGATTCTGCCCAAAGGAGACAGCTGAAACAAATAAAAAGGTAATTAAGGAGAGAATTAGCTTCATGGGTATCTGTTATATAATTGTGCTTTTCAGCGGCTTCGAAGGTACATATTTAACCTTTATTGGCGCTGCAAATGTGAAAAAATGACAAAACGTAGCGATTATTGAGTCACCGGTGCTGCTTTAAGATTCTTTGCGAAGCACTTTCTTGGCCTGTTCCCAATACACATCCATCTCATCGAGTTGCATGCTCGAGATGTCTTTTCCGGCTTCTGTAATGAATGTTTCCATTAACATGAACCGCTCTCTGAATTTCCGGTTGGTCCGTTCCAGCGCATCTTCCGGATTCACCTGCAGGAAACGGGCATAATTGACCAGGGAAAACAACACATCACCAAATTCATCTTCAATGGCGTTCTGGTCCTTGTTTATAATGGCTTCATCGAGTTCCGAAAGTTCTTCCGCTACTTTTGCTTTTACGTCGGCGATATCCTCCCAATCAAAACCAACACCTTTTACTTTATCCTGAATTCTGATCGCTTTTACCAAAGCCGGAAGCGAAACCGGAACACCTTGAAGTACGGATGTTTTTCCCTCTTTTAGTTTCAGTTTTTCCCAGTTCGATTTCACTTCGTCTTCCGATTCGGCCACCACATCACCATAAATATGCGGGTGACGGTAGATGAGTTTTTCGCAAATTGCATTCAACACATCCGTTACATCAAAAGCTCCCTGTTCTGAGGCAATTTTGCTGTAGAACACAAGGTGAAGAAACAAATCACCTAATTCTCCTTTCAAACCTTCCAAATCATTACTGATAATCGCGTCTGCCAGCTCATAGGTTTCTTCGATGGTGAGATGGCGTAAACTATCGAGGGTTTGTTTGCGGTCCCATGGACATTTTTCGCGTAAATCGTCCATGACATCCAACAAACGTTGAAAGGCGATCAACCGTGGATCGGCGACATTAATTGTATTGGGTGAAGTTTCCATGCTGCAAATTTAGCATAAACAAAAAAACGTTTAATTTTGGGTCATGTTCAAATGGCTGTTCTTATTGATTTTCATTCCACTGACTGTAAAAGCCCAGTATAGTGATGATGATCTGTTCCCGACCGCAAAATTCCGACGCCTTTACAGGGTTGATGCTGTTAGCGGAGATGCTTCATTGTACCTTTCGGTAAAACCAAAAATTGGTTTTCTGGCTGCGCACAGAGGAGTGATGAGCCATTTACCCAAGGAGCCGATTATTGGTGTTGAAATTTCCCTGGCGAAACAGTTGGGAGCTCAGAAAGAATGGCATGCACGTTACAATCAACCGTATGTGGGAGCAACCCTATACGCTTCTACCGTGGGGAACAATGCGCTTTTAGGACAAGCGTTCGGAACGTACGCATTCATTGAATTTCCGTTTAATAAAAGTAAACGACATCACATCACAGGAAAACT
Encoded proteins:
- a CDS encoding nucleoside triphosphate pyrophosphohydrolase, with amino-acid sequence METSPNTINVADPRLIAFQRLLDVMDDLREKCPWDRKQTLDSLRHLTIEETYELADAIISNDLEGLKGELGDLFLHLVFYSKIASEQGAFDVTDVLNAICEKLIYRHPHIYGDVVAESEDEVKSNWEKLKLKEGKTSVLQGVPVSLPALVKAIRIQDKVKGVGFDWEDIADVKAKVAEELSELDEAIINKDQNAIEDEFGDVLFSLVNYARFLQVNPEDALERTNRKFRERFMLMETFITEAGKDISSMQLDEMDVYWEQAKKVLRKES